TCTGACGGAAAGCGCGTGCATTAAACTGCGTGGCTTCGAAACTTTCAAACGGAATCATGTTTTTCTGAAGGTAAGAATGATAGCCTAAAACGCCAAGTCCGAGCGCTCTGTGGCGTAAAGCGAAGTTTCTGGCGCCTGTTAAATAATAGTTACCTTCGGTTTTCTCGATAAATTCAGATAAAACCGCATCGAGGAAATAAATCGCCAGTTTCACGGCATTGGTATCTTTCCATTCGTCGTATAATTCAAGGTTCATCGAAGACAAGCAGCAGATAAACGATTCTTCAGCATTGGATGGCAGCATAATTTCCGAGCAGAGGTTACTCGCATTAATCGTCATGCCGAGGTCTTTATAAACCTGCGGTTTGTTGCGGTTTACGTTGTCGGAAAACAGGATGTACGGCAGGCCTTTCTGTTGGCGGCTTTCTAAAACGCGGGCCCAGATTTTACGTTTGTCCATATCACCGTCGATCATATCCTGCATCCAGTAATCAGGTACACAGATTCCGGTGAAAAGGTTCTGAATCGGGCTACCAATATCTTTAATCGACAGAAATTCTTCGATATCACCGTGATCAATGTCCAAATAAGCGGCGAAAGCGCCACGACGCACGCCGCCCTGGGAAACCACATCCATGGCGGTATCATAAAGCTTCATGAACGAGACCGCGCCTGAAGATTTACCATTGTCGGTTACGGCCGTTCCGCGGTTTCTCAATTCACCGAAATAGCCCGAAGTTCCCCCACCAATCTTAGTCTGCATAATTACTTCGCCCAATTTGTGCGTGATGCCCTCAATATGATCGGGTACGTGCACATTGAAACACGAAATCGGCAAACCGCGCTGCGTGCCCATATTGGCCCACACGGGTGATGAAAAACTGATCCAGCCTTTCGTAATCATTTCCTCGAAAGCTGGCTGCAGCTCGGGTTTGTAGAGTCTTTTGGCTGCTGCGGTGGTAATTCTTTCAATTGCGCCTTTCACGGTTTCGCCTTTGAGGAGGTATCCGCGGTTCAGCATTTGTTCAGACTCTTCGTTGAGCCACCAGATGTTTGTGTTTTCTTCCATTTTACTTAAAATAATGGGTTAAAAAATTAGTAAGAAATGATGGCTCAGCAAGACCCAAAATAACTACAATCAAAACAAGTAATATAATACATACTTGTTCTGAAATTGAAATTGAAAGGCCTTTTAAACCACCCCATTTCTCGATTTTAATTTTAACCATAATATAATTGTTAAATTATTTCGAGATCTAAATTCTTTGAAGCAGTGGCATTCTGCATCGATTCACATGCGTACCCGCTTTCCGCTG
This window of the Flavobacteriaceae bacterium 3519-10 genome carries:
- a CDS encoding Ribonucleotide reductase of class Ia (aerobic), alpha subunit, whose translation is MEENTNIWWLNEESEQMLNRGYLLKGETVKGAIERITTAAAKRLYKPELQPAFEEMITKGWISFSSPVWANMGTQRGLPISCFNVHVPDHIEGITHKLGEVIMQTKIGGGTSGYFGELRNRGTAVTDNGKSSGAVSFMKLYDTAMDVVSQGGVRRGAFAAYLDIDHGDIEEFLSIKDIGSPIQNLFTGICVPDYWMQDMIDGDMDKRKIWARVLESRQQKGLPYILFSDNVNRNKPQVYKDLGMTINASNLCSEIMLPSNAEESFICCLSSMNLELYDEWKDTNAVKLAIYFLDAVLSEFIEKTEGNYYLTGARNFALRHRALGLGVLGYHSYLQKNMIPFESFEATQFNARAFRQIKEQSLAASQELANIYGEPELLKGYGMRNTTTMAIAPTTSSSAILGQTSPGIEPFASNYYKAGLAKGNFMRKNKYLAKLLQEKGLDNEETWRTIMLNHGSVQHLNELTEEEKAVFKTFREISPMEIISQAAQRQQYIDQAQSLNLQIPSTMPVKDVNYLYIEAWKKGVKTLYYQRSSSVSKEMMVNFVTCSSCEA